The DNA region ACGTTGTTATATAAGGTGGAAATCTCCTTGTGAAGACTCGGAAGTTCTGAGAAAATATCTACTCCGTAGAAGAGTTTTAGTTTGTCTTGTTTTTGTAGTTTGTACACTCTATTCATGGGCGTTGATTCTAAATTATCCGAATAGAGTTTTTGAGTTGTATTACATTCTTATCTTTTATCTTTGTAATTGAATAAACACTTGGGAGAGTGATCGAGTGAAAGCGAGAGGTGTCCCAGATTCAGGGGAAACCCTAATTGAATCTTAACGCGTAGTATTAGGAAAGAGACACTGGACGAAGTGAGTTCAAGTAAGAAAAATTGTAATTCTAACTATTAGGAGTGAAATTCTTTCTATAAGGAATCCTGAATAGAAATTCACTGGTAGTATTAGGAAAAGAGGCTTTGAACTGGAATGGTTCAACTTAGTCCAATTTGTACTTCTAACTATTAAGAGTGAATTTTCTTTCACTGGGTTAACACTCTCCCGACGTAGAAGATTTTGCACCGAATTGGATTACCAATTcctttttttatttatattttgcTCTTATTCTATCTGTCATGCATTTAACTTATCATACACTTTGTATCAAACATTTTATCTGACAATTTATCATCCGAAAAAATAGAATTTGACCTTTTAATTCTCTCATCATCCACGTTGAAGTTACATGCTTATTGAATAGACTTTGAATCCATAGATTTTAAGTATACCACATACTTTTATATCTTTCTTGGAGAAAATTTTAGTTTTGTTGgaaatttaaaaaataaaatattgtaTCTCGCTCTTctatagattttttttttggaaatcCTAATCTTTTTCTTATTCTCATGTGTTGTCATCTCAATTGTtaacaaaaatcatcaaatatCTTCTTATTTGAAAGTAAATTTACATTCAAGAGTTATAGTTTCTTGCATGAACATTCTAAGGTTAATTTACTATTATAGTATACTAGAAGCAGAtatgcataactcattcaattgATATCTATAAGGACATATGGATAAGTTAGAGTTTGAATTTTAAATTACACTTTCACCATATATAAAAGTGTTTTAATTCTTGACAATAGCATACCTTCTAAAATCAATTTTGACTCCTCCAAAAATTAAATCAACCATGCACTCAAAAAAGAGTACAAGAAACATGTTCATAATCTTTCTCAAAAACCTAAAATGAAAACCGATTCTATCCGAGAGAAACCAATCATGTCAAAATACATTATACATATCTATAATAAATTTATTGACTCTCTAAATAAGAAACTACTATTCTAAATTTTTAAATCCCCATAAGTGCATCCTTGACTTTAACAAGTGTAGTGGTCAAAAGGTTGTTGACATCTGATACAGCTTGTGTAGTCAACATCATAGGTCCATCTAAACCACTTGCCAAAGTTTGACAAGCTAGAGTCAACAAAGATTCATCTTTTGAACTCTCATCTTCTTTTTTACTTGAACACACACCAAAACCAGAAGAAAGAATATGAATTCCTCTTGGGTTTCCACCATTAATGGCAAAATTTAAAGATGTAGAATCTATTGGAGCATAGATAACATAAGATCCCACATGTGATACAAAGCTTTCTTGAAGAATCATGAGTTGGTTATCAATACCCGGTATCGAAGGCTGAtccaaaacaaaaaaaaaaattatattatgTTTGGTTCTATTGTGacaaaaattaaattttttgtacacaatttaaaatataatatttaaataaatGATAAATACCTTGATAATAGATATAAAATTTGTTGGATGTCCATGAGAGATATGTCCAATCTCTTGCACTGGATTCCCATAGGCAAGAACATCCCACTGAAAAAATAAATATACTCAATATATTATCAATAATAATTAAAACTATAATTAGATTACATAAAATATTATTAAACAAATTAACATACCTGATTTCTTTTAGTATGGTCCATTAGGAACTCAAAAACTTTATTAGGTGATAGAGGAATGATAAGTGTGGCAGTAGCACGAACAATCAATCCATTAGGCTTTCCTTCGTTTGTATTTTTGTTGGTAGCTATTTTTATGCCTCCAATGTTGTTttcaataaaattatgaaattccaatttatttggcatggccAAACATTCAAAATACATCTTCACCATTCGTTGAGCAAGCTTCATCACACTCATCCTTCCGTCGGATGTTTGGATAACTGAAAAATAAAATGTTAATCGAACAACTAATTATTAATTTTATCGGttaaaaaatatgaattattTATAGAATAAATGCGTGAAAGTGTAACCTCCTGCCGATTCTTGATCATGTATAATTGGATCATAGAAAGTAGCAGCCTTCTCACTCATTCTTTGAAGCTCCTTAACCCAACTTTTTGCTCCGTATAAATCATATGTATCAATAAGATTTCTATATAGATTGTGTGTATGAATCTTATCATCCACTTCAACGTTTTCGATCCAAGTAACCTAAAAAATAAAACATGTAACAAATGAAGTAGTCTAATAAATAAAATATCATAAGAGTTTGATTGTAGAAGTGTTTCACAAATATGTAACTATACTGACCATGCAAGAATTTGTAGATATCTTGTTAATCAAGCATCCAGATGGATGTTTCCAAGAGCGAGCAAGAGGGGTGATTGTTGATCGAGAGGAATCATACGACACATCAGTTATTACCCATACGTCAACATCAACTTGCTTACAATAGCGAATGACGTTAAATTCACGGGTTTGCACAAGAGGTGACAGAATGTGCATTTCTTCATGCATCTAACATAAAATTCACAccataatttttaaaaatttatgAGAGTTAATAGTCGATATAAGGTTAACATAAACAAAGTTTTATACAAAATTAACATTACCAATTGCAATGCTCCATCTCGATTTTCGATTGATCCATTTTCAAACACTTTAACTATTTCAGATTTTGAAACAAGTGTTGGAAATATAATTGTCCATTTCTCCTACAAAGTTGAACTATTAATAATACTCTTGTGAATATATTTATCAACAAACAAATGAGTGTCAAAAGTGAATTCTTACCTTATCTATAAACATATCAATCAATTCTGTGATAGGAATGTTGACAATTGCTGTATACTTTGATGATTCCTTAACTACATTGTCACCATTGAAGTGATTTTGTTTTGGGAAAGCTTGATCATAATGTTCATAAGAAAGAGTTAATTTCTCTTCTTCCACACTAGAAGAATTCATCCAAAAAGGTTCTTTCACACGCAAAAGTATAACTAATTCATTCATTGCAATAGTTGCAATTTGAGATATTATTGATTTTTCCACGTTACAAATTGGTTCTGGCTCATTCACTAGCCTACCATGATTGTGATTATGACTTGAACTTCCACCAATTTCTTGTCTTGGTGGAATTTCAACTTCTAAGTTTCTAGCAAATGCTTTTGTTTGAGCAACAGATTCTTCAAACTCATGTAATGATATCTCATTCCTTGCGTACCTTGTTATAAGGATCCACATTTTGTCAACCTAAAAAAGTGAAATTTTATTcataaataaatatttttaaagaATTTATCTTATAATTAGTCAGACATTAGATTAGATCAAACATATAAAACTTTTAAATCATGGTTCAATCAGTTCAATCACAAATATGATCAAAGAACGAAAGTTACTAACCTCGTCTTTAATTCGGTTGTTTTGTTCTCCCATCTTTTGCATGTAAAGTTCATGCTCTTTATAAGGAAATGGAGGACCCCCACAAGTTGTGCAAGCTATGCCATTTAATGCCTCTTTTATTTTAAGATTTTCTTGAAGAAGATTATCATTCTCAGCACGAAGAGCATTATTACTTGCTCTCTTGTTTTGATTCTAGATGTAACAAATGTGTAAAATAATTACAAATATGTGAAATAAATTTGGACTAAAAATAAGAGATTAGTGAAAATAAAAATACCTTTATTAGAGTTCTTCTATTTTGGAACCAATATTTTACTTGTATGGGCTCAAGTCCAGTCTCCCTAGCTAATTGATTTCGTTGGGCCTCATTTGGATGACTATCCTCTTCTAAGAATctatattaaaaaaaatatggACATATTATTTAGTCATAGAGAAATATAATAATTTTAATGTGAAAGAAGGGAAATATATTTTAAAATgttaaattaaatttaaaaaattgaGTTAGTAAAtaattttctaaaaaaaaaaagaaatattaGATTTTCGGAATCACTCATTTTTAAGAGATAATTCAGtctttgaaaaataaaaaattagcATCGACTCAATAATTAGTTTCATATCGAATCCCATAATTTAAATAATGAGCATTTTGAGACTCTACTACAAATCAAAGATCTTAGTTGTAATGGATTAAAAAAATTGATCAAGATAAACATGTATATGTAAATGCATACAAAGACGAATGGAAAACGGCATGATCGCCTCGATTAAAGGTTATCCCACAAAAACTCATTAAAAATAGAGTAAGGTGAGAGCATTGCCTTGCCCTGATAAAAAAAAATAGTGTCTGTTATctcaaaaatttaaaaatggtaAAGAGTCATTATCTTCCATTAATATATGTATCTGTCAAAGCTTGTCAAAAAATAGATTTAGATAAAGCGAGCAAAGTAGAGTGCATACTGGTCGCCAAAATTACGGAAACACTGTAGATTCAACGAACCTGTCTTATTTTTCCACTCTTACATACAATCAAGAATACATTTgtaataaaaatatataattattattgtccttatttttattttttactaTATAATTATCGTATCAAATAAAATTACTCTAAAATTTGGTAATTTGTGATATAAAGCcaaatatcaaaaaatattttattaaataattaaacaaGTAACCAAAAAATTGAGCATAGGTGGTTAATAAGCATCGGATGATAAAAATTGGGACTGAAAGAACTAAAGGATTCGGGTTTCGATCCTCAGCAGagataaataaaatattttggATTCGGATTTCGATCCTCAGCAGagataaataaaatattaaaataataaaataaaatcttTGTTCCATTCCACCTTGTTTGATTTCATTCCATTATGCTTCAGTGCTATGTTATTCATCAATCAAAATATAACTTTAATCAAACataaaatattttaatatgaAAAATGGAGTATGCTCCCATAAAACCAATAAATAGagaaaaataataatttaaaatgAATATAAATTAACAAAAAGGGGTATTACTTTTCAAGTATCGATGTTTGATGAGTCGTGAAACGGGCGTAGGATGGTTGATTTCCATCATTTGAGTTATCAGTGTCTTCTTCATTAGATCTACCAACGCCTCTTTCAAAGTGATTCATTTGTGACATGCTAGATCCTAAAATACAAACACATAAATATTAAAATATGTTTCTTTTACCTCTATTTTATGTCTGAGATATGTGAATTTAGGGTGTTTATATACAAAAAAATAAATGTTCGAGAAGCTTCGAGTTAATctttaaaaatagaaaaaatgtACAAAAAAGATATGATAAAAAAATAGGAAATTATATAATTATTAGGTGGTCATGGATTTTCCTCTAAATTCTTAAATATCattttataaatatttaaatttttttaagtTGGAAAGGCGGAATTATTATTCACTAAAGGTGTATTATTGatctttttataaaaaaaattctatGAATTTGAACTCAATATCTTAATGGTATTAGGTTAAAGTACTTTCGGAGTCGTCTCAAGTTTTCAAAGGGTCAAATATGTCGGTAGTCCTCCTAAATATctcaaattttatttttaatttctcaAAAAAAAGAATGATCCTTTTAAAATTTTGCATCCACACTTTTTGTCTCTTCTGCTGACATCTGTTAACAGAAGTTGGCGTGATATGACACATACTAGTATCAGCATGGAAAAGATGTTGACATGCATTCCACGTGGCATTTTGTCAtcattttatattatttataataattaaatTTATTGCGATAGAGTTTCCGTCGCTAACACAaatatcatatagaaacccaaaaACCGTAGCTAATATATAGTTAATTTGTAGGCAATGCCTAACTAATTCAAACACATCATCCTTCTGACTTATACttcatttttttcatgattttttgaaagaaaaaagtTTATCAAATTATAAGGATCTCTCTCAcaaaaatttgatttttttttactTGAGATGAATTAAATATGAATTTTTTAAACACCGATTTTCTATGAAACGAAAACAACGCAAACATTGACATATAATTGAATTTTCAACTAATCTTTTGCACGGGCTTATATTATAATGCATAAAAAGGATCCGCAAATTTTCATGATATTTCAAATAAGTTttgatttattttgatttttCGATCGAAACACATATAAATGTGTTTTTTTCAAGAGACAAATGAGAAATTTAACCCT from Lathyrus oleraceus cultivar Zhongwan6 chromosome 1, CAAS_Psat_ZW6_1.0, whole genome shotgun sequence includes:
- the LOC127125158 gene encoding homeobox-leucine zipper protein HDG11, whose amino-acid sequence is MSQMNHFERGVGRSNEEDTDNSNDGNQPSYARFTTHQTSILEKFLEEDSHPNEAQRNQLARETGLEPIQVKYWFQNRRTLIKNQNKRASNNALRAENDNLLQENLKIKEALNGIACTTCGGPPFPYKEHELYMQKMGEQNNRIKDEVDKMWILITRYARNEISLHEFEESVAQTKAFARNLEVEIPPRQEIGGSSSHNHNHGRLVNEPEPICNVEKSIISQIATIAMNELVILLRVKEPFWMNSSSVEEEKLTLSYEHYDQAFPKQNHFNGDNVVKESSKYTAIVNIPITELIDMFIDKEKWTIIFPTLVSKSEIVKVFENGSIENRDGALQLMHEEMHILSPLVQTREFNVIRYCKQVDVDVWVITDVSYDSSRSTITPLARSWKHPSGCLINKISTNSCMVTWIENVEVDDKIHTHNLYRNLIDTYDLYGAKSWVKELQRMSEKAATFYDPIIHDQESAGVIQTSDGRMSVMKLAQRMVKMYFECLAMPNKLEFHNFIENNIGGIKIATNKNTNEGKPNGLIVRATATLIIPLSPNKVFEFLMDHTKRNQWDVLAYGNPVQEIGHISHGHPTNFISIIKPSIPGIDNQLMILQESFVSHVGSYVIYAPIDSTSLNFAINGGNPRGIHILSSGFGVCSSKKEDESSKDESLLTLACQTLASGLDGPMMLTTQAVSDVNNLLTTTLVKVKDALMGI